One genomic region from Clostridia bacterium encodes:
- a CDS encoding type 2 lanthipeptide synthetase LanM family protein has translation MEYKEILNHIVINASTTKERYFQGFIPVNSEKNYKHIKSLADTWKKSVCGNTPEIFEFYLQQEGMEYEKYCLLLGETELPGNFILPPWADMLTEILLCYDNVSLSGNQFKKLTAYLESRDSIAFTELFLPIACLASNHLTEKLNTSTVLLSENAQFDLLYSLIKRISDTSTRVLETEFLLYRSRFRTSLERLILGNTSTTLYDSFIESMLKEGLLDLFMQYPVLARLLATVLMQWLASTGELIARLEKDYFEISNIFNYSKEAGKISEIQCDLSDRHNGGKTVTIISFDSGFRLVYKPRSLDMEDIWFRLLSYLNGEMSDELFKCVKILNKQSYGWMEYVEHIPCMDELDVKLYYKRAGALLCMVYLLGGTDCHHENLIACGSYPVLIDMETLFSPSTNEFSHKDVFESTEDMERNNSVMRTGLLPEYRYAQDEKKYDLSGFGGGTGGDAYPRRMKWVDVNTDNMRLEYIKHEVLFPANLPYMCKTVYPADIFTGEVINGFEALLALIQKNKKKLSQYFQKFFSGRICRYIHRSTLYYDTLIKKSLKPEYMRNSIERDILFSSLYAGITNISSYPSYEWSLCKAEIQCLEVTDIPYFYIENNSLMKHDSDILVKDFCAAKNTSYPEIQLHLLNIANTKAQTNYIKSAFR, from the coding sequence ATGGAGTATAAAGAGATCCTGAACCATATTGTTATTAATGCCAGTACAACTAAAGAACGATATTTCCAAGGTTTTATACCAGTAAATTCAGAAAAGAATTACAAACATATCAAATCTCTTGCAGATACCTGGAAGAAATCTGTTTGCGGCAATACTCCAGAAATTTTCGAATTTTATTTACAGCAGGAAGGTATGGAATATGAAAAATACTGCCTTCTTTTAGGGGAGACCGAGCTTCCGGGTAATTTTATTCTCCCGCCATGGGCAGATATGCTGACAGAGATATTGCTATGCTATGATAATGTATCGTTATCCGGAAATCAGTTTAAGAAGCTGACCGCATATTTAGAATCCAGAGATTCAATAGCTTTTACCGAGCTTTTCCTTCCTATCGCCTGCCTTGCCTCCAACCATCTCACTGAAAAACTGAACACCTCAACAGTTTTATTAAGTGAAAATGCTCAATTTGATTTGCTTTATAGTCTGATTAAGCGGATTTCCGATACGTCCACCAGGGTTTTGGAAACAGAATTCCTGCTCTACAGGTCAAGGTTTCGGACTTCATTGGAAAGGCTGATACTGGGTAATACTTCTACTACACTATATGACTCTTTTATTGAATCAATGCTTAAGGAGGGGCTACTAGATCTGTTTATGCAGTATCCAGTATTGGCGAGACTGCTTGCCACAGTACTTATGCAGTGGTTGGCATCAACCGGGGAATTGATTGCACGGCTTGAAAAAGACTATTTTGAAATCAGTAATATATTTAATTACAGCAAAGAGGCGGGAAAGATTTCAGAAATCCAGTGCGACCTTTCTGACCGGCATAATGGAGGAAAAACTGTTACTATTATAAGCTTTGATAGCGGTTTTAGGCTGGTATATAAGCCCAGAAGCCTGGATATGGAAGATATCTGGTTTAGACTTCTTTCATATCTAAATGGGGAAATGTCCGATGAGCTGTTTAAATGTGTCAAAATACTAAACAAACAAAGCTATGGATGGATGGAATATGTCGAACATATCCCCTGTATGGATGAGCTTGATGTAAAGCTTTATTACAAGAGAGCAGGCGCATTACTATGTATGGTATACCTGCTCGGAGGAACTGACTGCCACCATGAAAATCTGATTGCATGTGGTTCCTACCCGGTACTTATAGATATGGAAACCCTTTTCTCCCCTTCAACAAATGAATTTTCGCATAAGGATGTATTTGAATCCACCGAAGACATGGAACGGAATAATTCCGTAATGCGAACAGGTCTGTTGCCTGAATACAGATATGCCCAGGATGAAAAAAAATATGATCTAAGCGGGTTTGGCGGAGGTACAGGCGGGGATGCATACCCCAGGCGTATGAAGTGGGTGGATGTAAATACCGATAACATGAGGCTGGAATATATAAAACATGAAGTGTTGTTTCCGGCAAATCTCCCTTACATGTGTAAAACCGTTTATCCCGCAGACATTTTTACTGGTGAGGTTATAAATGGATTTGAAGCACTTTTGGCATTAATACAGAAAAACAAAAAGAAGCTATCACAATATTTTCAAAAGTTCTTTAGTGGCAGAATTTGCAGATATATTCATAGATCTACCCTGTATTATGATACATTAATCAAAAAATCACTCAAACCCGAATATATGAGAAACTCTATAGAAAGAGATATTCTGTTTAGTTCTTTATATGCCGGTATAACAAACATTTCTTCGTATCCATCATATGAATGGTCCTTATGCAAAGCTGAGATCCAGTGTCTGGAAGTTACAGATATACCTTACTTCTATATAGAAAATAACTCATTAATGAAGCATGATTCGGATATCCTAGTAAAAGATTTTTGTGCGGCAAAAAATACAAGTTATCCCGAAATCCAATTGCATTTACTTAATATAGCTAACACTAAGGCACAGACCAACTATATAAAGTCAGCCTTCCGTTAG
- a CDS encoding NHLP leader peptide family RiPP precursor, with amino-acid sequence MSNSSKQNLQEKIIRKAWEDAEFKKELLSNPKAAIQKELEIAIPDNVEVKVVEETTNTVYLVLPVNPGEIKDVGEKAGLKPQTAIY; translated from the coding sequence ATGTCAAATTCAAGTAAACAAAATCTGCAGGAAAAGATCATCAGAAAAGCTTGGGAAGATGCGGAATTCAAAAAAGAACTGCTCAGCAATCCGAAAGCTGCTATTCAGAAGGAGCTGGAAATTGCTATTCCCGACAATGTGGAAGTTAAAGTAGTAGAGGAAACAACTAACACAGTTTATTTGGTACTACCGGTTAATCCGGGAGAGATAAAGGATGTAGGTGAAAAGGCAGGATTGAAACCACAAACCGCTATTTATTAA
- a CDS encoding HAMP domain-containing histidine kinase → MKLELNLKNRPFMFTSLVILLVAILFFTAITVFQIIAEKDRSEDKFISLKNGWEYKWDDTASVDTGKIDFSQIIEGKWYDYTITGKPLNNDNRHKAVWFRINIPKNKTWQTSALFFELMLSKKVEAYVDNQMIFKDDIYIMPYAINYALSRDRLVIPLQMEHTGKQLYIKVYSDLPAVGPYRNVYIGKYKEITRLFMRKDINNVILGFFFIVFGFFILPNVIFVNRKDRKSLIYLSCFILSMGCVFISISVNMNTLFFENNIIYFILNSIAFPCAVMSFMAFFRQVFFTFKENTLINKLWNFNIFLYFIIMAASILSYSGAHLSSDLVSTIFLLLGVFDALIQIIIVLRYAISGNIDAKIFTVGFSVYSFISLVEIPLFSVYGRVPSMYKWGILIFIAALMLILGRRFSDAHEKLLVYSNELVLNNEKLNEALTELKRSKQEVDELNSSLERRVDERTKQLKEAMDKLVNTQNQLIQSEKMAALGGLVVGVAHEINTPIGVGITAASHLVDETKELSDLYQNNKMKRSDLDNYIDTSVQSAGMILSNLKRAADLIRSFKKVAADQSSEEKRKFKVGEYINEVLISLSPEIRKYGHRIEVNCQESLEIDSYPGAFSQVITNLVMNSIIHAYDDGKTGVLRFSIEKQSQYVILRYSDDGKGIKKEFLQKIFDPFFTTRRNKGGTGLGLNIVYNIITQKFNGEILCESEVGNGILFIIKIPTIN, encoded by the coding sequence TTGAAGCTTGAATTGAATTTAAAAAACAGACCCTTTATGTTTACAAGTCTAGTGATATTATTAGTAGCTATACTTTTTTTTACAGCAATAACGGTTTTTCAAATAATTGCTGAAAAAGATAGATCTGAAGATAAATTCATCAGTTTAAAGAACGGATGGGAATACAAGTGGGATGATACGGCTAGCGTTGATACGGGTAAAATTGACTTTAGTCAAATTATTGAAGGTAAATGGTATGACTATACTATAACAGGAAAACCCCTTAACAATGATAATAGGCACAAAGCTGTTTGGTTTAGAATAAATATTCCAAAAAACAAAACTTGGCAGACATCAGCTTTGTTTTTTGAACTCATGCTATCAAAAAAAGTTGAAGCTTATGTAGATAACCAAATGATATTCAAAGATGATATTTATATCATGCCTTATGCAATAAATTATGCTTTATCAAGAGATAGACTGGTTATCCCTCTTCAAATGGAGCATACAGGAAAGCAACTATATATCAAAGTATATTCTGATTTACCAGCCGTTGGACCTTACAGAAATGTTTATATTGGCAAGTATAAAGAAATAACAAGACTCTTCATGAGAAAAGATATAAACAATGTAATTTTAGGATTTTTCTTTATAGTTTTTGGTTTCTTTATCCTACCCAATGTAATATTTGTTAACAGAAAAGATAGAAAAAGTCTAATTTATCTCAGTTGTTTCATCCTATCTATGGGGTGTGTTTTTATTTCTATATCTGTTAACATGAATACTTTGTTCTTTGAAAATAATATAATATATTTCATACTGAATAGTATTGCGTTTCCATGTGCAGTTATGTCTTTTATGGCTTTTTTTAGACAAGTTTTCTTTACTTTCAAAGAAAACACCTTAATTAATAAACTATGGAACTTTAACATTTTTTTATATTTTATTATTATGGCAGCTTCTATACTTTCCTATTCTGGTGCACACCTCTCATCTGATTTAGTAAGTACTATTTTTCTATTGCTTGGTGTCTTTGATGCTTTAATTCAGATCATTATAGTGTTACGCTATGCTATAAGCGGGAATATTGATGCAAAGATTTTCACAGTAGGGTTTTCTGTATACTCATTTATTTCATTAGTTGAGATACCTTTATTTTCTGTATACGGAAGAGTTCCGAGCATGTATAAATGGGGTATTTTGATATTTATAGCTGCCCTAATGCTTATACTGGGAAGACGATTTTCTGATGCACATGAAAAGTTATTGGTTTATTCGAATGAATTAGTTTTAAATAATGAAAAACTAAATGAAGCATTGACTGAACTAAAAAGATCTAAACAAGAAGTTGACGAACTAAACAGTTCACTCGAAAGGCGTGTTGATGAGAGGACCAAGCAGTTAAAGGAAGCTATGGATAAGTTAGTGAATACCCAGAATCAGTTGATCCAATCAGAGAAAATGGCTGCACTTGGAGGTCTTGTAGTAGGTGTTGCCCATGAAATAAACACCCCAATTGGAGTAGGCATAACAGCGGCATCTCACTTGGTGGATGAAACAAAAGAATTGTCTGACTTGTATCAGAATAATAAAATGAAGCGTTCGGATCTGGATAACTATATAGACACAAGCGTACAATCGGCAGGTATGATTTTATCAAATCTCAAGCGTGCTGCAGATCTTATCAGGAGCTTTAAAAAGGTTGCTGCCGACCAATCAAGTGAAGAAAAACGCAAATTTAAAGTAGGAGAATATATTAATGAGGTTCTTATTAGCCTTAGTCCTGAGATTAGAAAGTATGGACACCGTATAGAAGTGAATTGTCAAGAGAGCTTGGAAATTGATAGCTATCCGGGAGCTTTTTCACAAGTTATTACTAATTTAGTTATGAATTCAATAATACATGCTTATGATGATGGCAAAACAGGAGTTTTACGGTTTAGTATAGAGAAACAGAGTCAATATGTAATACTAAGATATTCTGATGATGGGAAAGGTATAAAAAAAGAATTTTTACAAAAAATATTCGATCCATTTTTTACTACAAGGCGTAATAAAGGTGGTACTGGTCTGGGACTTAATATAGTGTATAATATTATTACACAAAAGTTCAATGGAGAGATTCTATGTGAGAGCGAAGTTGGTAATGGAATATTATTCATAATAAAGATACCAACCATAAATTAA
- a CDS encoding B12-binding domain-containing radical SAM protein, with translation MKVMLVFPPQYDVTMPPLGLPCLAAVLRKAGHEVIQKDLNIESFDKLMSKDELSKAHFSICMNRRNLIFSGADPLELNQLISRGEYLVSEVENAKASIKQKEDFFVFEKYFRNINILNDCMRLLSMAYFPSRLSFYGYSTACSARSTAEILEAVKDKERNLYIEYYEKYTIPGIIAESPKIIGLSIAVESQVIPALTLAHMIKKRLSGAHVVIGGSFFTRMEDAVKENTELFSLTDSIIIHEGETPLLKLIECLDKEMPLNDIPNLIYCDDSKIVANEVSSIENIDMLPTPDFEGLPLELYLMPENILPAYATRGCYWGRCAFCSFYLNASGKFRYRGAEKITDDLKALSEKYKCKTFTFIDEAIPPKYLSQIADSLLQEGIDINWSTHTRFENQLNDILFNRLRKSGCFALGFGLESACDRVLKAMNKGIEVETIRRVLEDSKKAGIGNHVSLFFGFPTETREEAAMTVRFILENLDNIDSICYEAFNLVKGSQVYNDSDSFGISKVNSDNRQDLEVDSVYKTEKGMSREEAVEIKELFSSAMLEAYKSIQIINCHEALYLEKYHAQGLAWATASEAERLLREEEYQRKRKEAAEERMREIINLKPC, from the coding sequence ATGAAAGTAATGCTGGTTTTCCCACCACAATATGATGTGACGATGCCTCCGTTGGGGCTGCCATGCCTTGCAGCTGTATTGCGGAAAGCAGGACATGAGGTGATACAGAAGGATTTGAATATAGAGTCCTTTGATAAGCTGATGAGCAAGGATGAGCTTTCAAAGGCTCATTTTTCCATATGTATGAATCGGAGAAACCTTATCTTTTCCGGAGCTGACCCATTGGAACTGAACCAGCTGATTTCCAGAGGGGAGTATCTTGTCAGTGAAGTTGAGAACGCTAAGGCTTCAATAAAGCAGAAGGAAGATTTTTTCGTATTTGAAAAGTACTTCAGAAACATAAATATTCTTAATGATTGTATGAGACTGTTATCCATGGCCTATTTTCCTTCCCGGTTATCCTTCTACGGTTATAGTACTGCTTGTTCTGCACGCTCTACGGCGGAAATACTGGAAGCTGTGAAAGATAAAGAAAGAAATCTGTATATCGAATATTATGAGAAATATACCATACCGGGTATTATAGCAGAATCTCCGAAGATTATCGGATTGTCCATAGCAGTAGAAAGCCAGGTAATTCCTGCATTGACACTAGCGCATATGATAAAGAAGAGACTGAGCGGTGCACATGTAGTAATCGGGGGTAGCTTTTTTACTCGGATGGAAGATGCGGTAAAGGAAAATACGGAGTTGTTTTCGCTGACTGACAGTATCATAATTCATGAGGGAGAGACACCTCTGTTGAAATTGATAGAGTGCCTGGATAAGGAAATGCCGTTGAATGATATCCCCAACTTAATATATTGTGATGACTCGAAAATAGTTGCAAATGAGGTAAGTAGTATTGAAAATATAGACATGCTTCCAACGCCGGACTTTGAAGGCTTACCGCTGGAATTATATCTGATGCCGGAAAACATATTGCCTGCCTATGCTACCAGAGGATGTTATTGGGGAAGATGCGCCTTTTGCAGCTTTTACCTGAATGCAAGCGGAAAATTCAGATATAGGGGTGCGGAAAAAATAACGGATGATCTTAAAGCATTATCAGAAAAGTATAAGTGCAAAACATTTACTTTCATAGACGAGGCCATACCTCCCAAATACCTGTCACAAATAGCTGATAGTTTGCTGCAGGAAGGCATCGATATAAACTGGTCAACTCACACAAGATTTGAAAATCAGCTTAATGATATTCTTTTCAATAGGCTGAGGAAATCGGGCTGTTTTGCATTGGGATTCGGACTAGAGTCAGCGTGTGACAGGGTACTGAAGGCAATGAACAAGGGTATTGAGGTAGAAACGATCAGAAGGGTGCTGGAAGACAGCAAAAAGGCAGGAATAGGAAACCATGTATCCCTCTTCTTCGGTTTTCCTACTGAAACCAGAGAAGAGGCGGCAATGACTGTCAGATTTATATTAGAAAATCTTGATAACATAGATTCCATCTGCTATGAAGCATTTAACCTGGTGAAAGGGTCACAGGTATACAACGATAGTGATAGCTTTGGAATTTCAAAAGTGAATTCTGACAATAGACAGGATCTGGAAGTGGATTCGGTCTATAAAACTGAAAAGGGCATGAGCAGAGAGGAAGCAGTAGAGATAAAAGAACTGTTTTCCAGTGCAATGCTTGAAGCATATAAAAGTATTCAGATAATCAATTGCCACGAAGCCCTCTATCTAGAAAAATATCACGCTCAGGGGCTGGCCTGGGCAACTGCCTCGGAAGCAGAACGGCTGCTGCGTGAGGAAGAATACCAAAGGAAGAGAAAAGAAGCAGCAGAAGAACGAATGAGGGAAATAATTAATCTTAAACCCTGTTGA
- a CDS encoding S8 family serine peptidase, with the protein MNSCSSHSQSNKGNILVKFMDYKNSTGIKEHFKEKLSLKHLNTKKILKYSKTELLQLHEDDDFDEVVSHLHNHPEIYYAQPDYLLHACSSTDNQTFRFQWGLENTGQTNKLDIAGCCGIDIDVLDAWSITQGSESVVVAVLDTGIDINHIALKNSIYHNPYETGIDGKDNDGNNYCDDFSGWDFVNKDNTVYDSIRDAKHGTEVAGVIAARGVDAGTVGVAPGVIILPLKIMDIDKSCTSAAVEAIEYAKAKGIRLANCSWGDTNQNPALRFHMQNSDILFVCAAGNNGDDVSVAPFYPACFDLPNIISVAAVNNKGCLWPGSNYGNRIHVAAPGACILSTIPSEDECSYGIDTGTSLAAPHVTGIAALILSKYPDLDAPGIKQRIIQSVKPLSTLQDKVTSGGLVNAYKALV; encoded by the coding sequence ATGAATAGCTGTTCCAGCCATAGTCAGAGCAACAAGGGTAATATACTTGTAAAATTTATGGATTACAAAAATTCAACCGGCATCAAAGAGCATTTTAAGGAGAAATTGTCACTGAAACACTTAAACACTAAAAAAATCCTTAAATATTCAAAAACTGAGCTGCTTCAATTGCATGAAGACGATGATTTTGACGAGGTAGTCAGCCATCTGCATAATCACCCGGAAATCTACTATGCTCAGCCTGATTATTTGCTGCATGCCTGTTCATCAACCGATAACCAGACATTCCGCTTCCAGTGGGGGCTCGAGAATACGGGGCAGACAAATAAGCTCGACATAGCCGGATGCTGCGGCATTGATATTGATGTCCTGGATGCATGGAGTATTACACAGGGATCGGAGTCTGTTGTGGTTGCAGTATTGGATACCGGAATAGATATAAATCACATAGCATTGAAGAATAGTATTTACCATAATCCCTACGAAACAGGCATAGATGGCAAAGACAACGATGGGAATAATTATTGTGATGATTTTTCCGGATGGGATTTTGTAAATAAGGACAATACGGTATATGATTCGATACGGGATGCAAAACACGGTACGGAGGTAGCAGGGGTTATTGCCGCGCGGGGTGTAGATGCCGGTACAGTCGGCGTTGCACCCGGAGTAATTATTCTTCCTCTAAAAATCATGGATATTGATAAAAGCTGCACTTCAGCAGCTGTAGAAGCTATAGAATATGCCAAAGCTAAAGGTATACGGTTGGCTAATTGCAGTTGGGGGGATACTAATCAAAATCCTGCCTTAAGATTCCATATGCAAAACTCAGATATTTTATTTGTATGTGCTGCAGGCAATAACGGAGATGATGTATCCGTCGCGCCGTTTTATCCGGCCTGCTTCGACCTGCCTAATATAATATCGGTAGCTGCAGTGAATAATAAGGGCTGTCTATGGCCTGGATCCAATTATGGGAATAGAATCCATGTAGCTGCTCCCGGAGCTTGCATACTGAGTACTATCCCATCCGAAGATGAATGCAGTTATGGAATCGATACGGGAACTTCACTTGCAGCACCCCATGTTACAGGAATTGCAGCCCTTATACTGTCAAAATACCCTGATCTGGATGCTCCGGGTATAAAACAGCGGATAATCCAGAGCGTAAAACCGCTGAGTACCTTACAGGACAAAGTGACTTCAGGTGGACTGGTAAATGCATATAAAGCTCTAGTATAA
- a CDS encoding DUF3369 domain-containing protein, producing MLDSSNELVFADDTFIFADEDSYSEKENGKWKLLIVDDEHEVHNVTKMVLNKLEFEGRKLEFLSAFSGAEARTLMRKHPDIAIILLDVVMEEDDVGLKTVKYIREELGNKLVRIILRTGQPGQAPEEKVVLDYDINDYKEKTELTSQKLYTTILSSLRAYRDLNIIDTSRKGLRGIVDSFSAMFFEQPLKDFAGKVLAQLASIIELNSFECINSSSFAAVKKNNEFFILSATGIYQKDEGRKIQEAVPGDILSFLYSAYAKKHIVYHDKYLAIYLKGMTGSESLLFFEGCSFLDDMTMDLIEVFCSNVSAVSEAIISSNKYEAERQQRQLSEKLRELNMDLTSTLNVDEIMSKLLESISQVIKFDRGLAVLAEESGYKLVTVKENGRFSIVNHSLKPFELKILAGMEERKLYSIPDINNKPEGTNMSFQSYLVVPIVYQDDLFGAILMESFKSDAFTSKDEDVAFTFAGQAGLAIENASLFCEIINRNADIRNLLDNAGQGFLTFGESLSIDGEYSAECVNIFGKEIKGEKFAELIYSDKEQQKYLEIMIRKVLSINSGDIRDIYLPLLPNEIRVNERYIDVKYKILEGNAENFRTFMVILTDVSERKFLENKIEKERNLLKMVVKAVTDYEDMTKCVRDYEEFCMYGMGEIILGKGTAESTIFEVIRKVHTFKGSFSQLDMINIVSKLHEFETLLSEWKKCEDAVIIENLRSKIDSDEMLSWIKSDLDVLRDILGEDYLNHQKVIFVDQAKLLEIEKKVESILPAAGRELLLKDLKHLRFRPFKELLKQYPGYVGKIALHLDKQLNPLVIKGGDFPVNMEKYESFTRSLVHVFRNAVVHGIESADIRASKGKSESANITCSVNLIDNCIAITITDDGCGIDTEKIRIAAVEQGVLDEHAACALSEEKALNLVFEEYFTTRTEADHYSGRGVGLAAVMSEVNSISGTIEVESSKGSGTCFRFLLPYRE from the coding sequence ATGCTTGACAGTTCGAATGAGCTTGTGTTTGCAGATGATACTTTTATATTTGCGGATGAAGACAGCTACAGTGAAAAAGAAAACGGAAAGTGGAAACTGCTTATAGTAGACGATGAGCATGAGGTTCACAATGTTACTAAGATGGTCCTGAACAAGCTTGAGTTTGAGGGGAGAAAACTTGAGTTTTTAAGTGCTTTTTCCGGAGCTGAGGCAAGGACATTGATGAGGAAGCATCCTGATATAGCAATAATTCTTCTTGATGTGGTAATGGAAGAAGATGATGTGGGTCTAAAAACTGTAAAATATATTCGTGAGGAACTGGGGAATAAACTGGTACGTATTATTCTCAGAACCGGTCAGCCTGGGCAGGCTCCGGAGGAAAAAGTAGTACTTGACTATGATATTAATGACTATAAGGAAAAGACAGAACTTACTTCTCAAAAGCTTTATACTACTATATTATCTTCGCTAAGAGCATACCGTGACCTGAATATTATTGATACGAGCAGGAAAGGTCTTAGAGGAATAGTAGATTCATTTTCGGCGATGTTTTTTGAACAGCCTCTTAAGGATTTTGCCGGAAAAGTTTTGGCACAGCTGGCATCCATAATAGAATTGAATAGTTTTGAGTGCATAAACAGTTCAAGCTTTGCAGCAGTAAAAAAAAATAACGAATTTTTTATTCTGTCAGCAACAGGCATATATCAGAAGGATGAAGGAAGAAAGATCCAGGAGGCTGTACCTGGGGATATACTTTCATTTTTATACAGTGCTTATGCAAAAAAACATATAGTTTACCATGATAAATACCTTGCTATATATCTTAAAGGAATGACAGGCTCGGAAAGCCTTCTTTTCTTTGAAGGGTGCAGCTTCTTGGATGACATGACCATGGACCTGATAGAAGTATTCTGCTCAAACGTTTCCGCTGTCAGTGAAGCTATAATAAGCTCAAATAAATATGAAGCCGAGAGACAGCAGCGCCAGTTGTCGGAAAAGCTCCGTGAATTGAATATGGATCTCACATCTACACTAAACGTGGACGAGATTATGTCGAAACTTTTGGAAAGTATATCACAGGTAATAAAATTTGACAGAGGATTGGCTGTATTAGCCGAAGAAAGCGGATATAAGCTGGTTACTGTGAAGGAAAATGGTAGGTTCAGTATAGTGAACCATTCACTGAAACCTTTTGAGCTAAAAATACTTGCCGGTATGGAAGAACGCAAGCTGTACAGTATCCCGGATATAAATAACAAGCCTGAAGGCACGAATATGTCATTTCAATCCTATCTTGTCGTTCCTATCGTGTATCAGGATGATTTGTTCGGGGCAATATTAATGGAAAGTTTCAAGTCCGATGCATTTACCAGTAAGGATGAGGATGTTGCTTTTACGTTTGCAGGACAGGCAGGACTTGCAATAGAAAATGCATCACTTTTCTGTGAAATCATTAATAGAAACGCAGATATAAGAAATCTTCTTGATAATGCAGGGCAAGGTTTTCTCACTTTTGGCGAGAGCCTGAGTATTGATGGGGAATATAGTGCTGAATGCGTAAACATTTTCGGGAAGGAGATAAAAGGGGAAAAATTCGCGGAGCTTATTTATTCTGATAAGGAACAACAAAAGTATCTTGAAATTATGATACGGAAGGTATTAAGCATAAACAGTGGTGATATAAGAGATATATATCTGCCACTGCTGCCGAATGAAATAAGAGTGAATGAAAGGTACATTGATGTGAAATATAAGATTTTGGAGGGAAATGCTGAAAACTTCAGAACTTTTATGGTCATTCTGACGGATGTTTCGGAAAGGAAATTTCTTGAAAACAAGATTGAAAAAGAACGGAATTTACTGAAAATGGTTGTAAAGGCCGTTACTGATTATGAGGATATGACCAAATGTGTACGGGATTATGAAGAGTTTTGTATGTATGGGATGGGAGAAATTATTCTCGGTAAAGGAACGGCTGAGAGTACGATTTTTGAAGTAATAAGGAAAGTACATACATTTAAAGGCAGTTTCAGCCAGTTGGATATGATTAATATAGTAAGCAAATTACATGAATTCGAGACGCTGCTGTCAGAATGGAAGAAATGCGAAGATGCAGTAATAATAGAAAATCTGAGAAGTAAAATTGACTCTGATGAAATGCTTTCGTGGATAAAATCCGATCTGGATGTTTTAAGAGATATACTGGGTGAAGATTATTTGAATCACCAGAAAGTGATTTTTGTTGATCAGGCGAAGCTGCTGGAGATAGAAAAAAAGGTGGAATCCATACTTCCGGCAGCTGGAAGGGAATTACTTCTCAAAGACCTAAAACATTTGAGGTTCAGGCCTTTTAAAGAACTCTTGAAGCAATACCCAGGATATGTTGGAAAAATTGCGTTACATCTTGATAAACAGTTAAATCCTCTTGTGATTAAAGGCGGGGATTTCCCTGTAAATATGGAAAAGTACGAGAGTTTTACACGTTCTCTTGTTCATGTATTCAGAAATGCAGTTGTTCATGGAATTGAGAGTGCGGATATACGTGCTTCAAAAGGCAAGTCTGAGAGCGCCAATATTACTTGCAGCGTAAATTTGATTGATAATTGCATAGCAATTACCATAACGGATGACGGCTGTGGCATTGATACAGAAAAAATAAGGATTGCAGCAGTTGAACAGGGAGTTCTGGATGAACATGCTGCATGTGCGCTGAGTGAGGAAAAGGCTTTGAATCTTGTATTTGAAGAGTATTTTACAACTAGGACAGAAGCAGATCACTATTCTGGTAGAGGAGTTGGCCTTGCAGCAGTAATGAGTGAGGTGAATAGCATCAGCGGAACAATAGAAGTCGAGTCAAGTAAAGGAAGCGGAACATGCTTCCGGTTCCTTTTACCATATCGTGAATAG